Genomic segment of Planctomycetota bacterium:
ATGCTGAGCCATTGTCCGCGCGTCAGGCCGAGGGCTTCGAAGCCGATGAAGGCGTCGGGCGTGCGGAAGTGTTCGCCGAGGATGCGGACGATCGCATACGACACGATGAACCATCCGCTGACGACGCCGGGCTTTCGCGGCTTGTACCAGACGATGGCGAGGATCACGAACATGAGCAGTCCCTCCATCAGCGCTTCGTAAATCTGCGAGGGATGCCGCGGGGTGAGCAAGGGGCGGAGCATCTGGGCGACGGTGTCGGAATGGCGCGACGCGTCGATGATCGCATGCGGGTCGGTCGAGCCGACCGTCATCTCGATCTGCCGATACGCATCGGACGCGAGCACTTGGTGCTTCGAGTTCGCCGGGTCGGCCCAGTCGACGATCTCCTGCGGAAACTTCACGGCCCACGGCAGATTCGCGTCGCATGCGCGGCCGAACAATTCGCCGTTGACGAAGTTGGCGACCCGCCCGAAGAACACGCCGATCGTCCCCGTCAGCGCGGTCAGGTCCATCAGATGCAGGAGCGGCAGCTTTTCCTTCCATGCGAAATACGCGCAGCCCATCACGATGCCGATCATCCCGCCGTGACTCGCCATGCCGCCTTCGTTGATGGCGAGCACGCCCCAGAACGGGGGATTGTCCATGAAGGTGATGAACAGGTCGGGGCGGTAGAAGAGGCAGTAGCCGAGTCGTCCGCCGACGACGGTGCCGATGGCGATGGCGAGGATGAAATCGCCGGCGCGCTGGGGTTTGAGCGGCGTGATGCGGCGTTGGCCCATCGCGCGAATCAGCAGCCACGCCACGCAGAACCCCGCCACGTACGACAGGCCGTACCACCGCACGCCCAGGAACCCGAAGTACGGGCCCACGGCGTAGGGGTCCAACCGTTGCAGATACGCGGCGAGGATCATCCGCGCAAGTTTAACATTTTGAAACGAACCCCGCCGCCGCGATGCACGTGGTACAATCATCCGCCCGCCGCAACCGGAGGTTCAACATGCTTTGCATCCCGCGTCGCTGTTTCGCCCTACTCGTGCTGCTGGCTCTGTGCTTCGCCGCTCCGCTGCACGCAGCCGACAAACTCCGCGTCCTGCTCATCGACGGGCAGAACAATCACAAATGGCAGACCACGACGCCGATCCTCGTCAAAGCGCTCGAGTCGAGCGGGCGATTCACGGTCGACGTTTCCACGACGCCGCCCAAAGGATCGAAGCCCGAGGCGTGGGCCGACTGGCACCCGAACTTCTCCGACTACGCTGCGGTGGTGAGCAACTACAATGGCGAGCGCTGGCCCAAGCCGGTCGAAGATGCGTTCGTGAGCTACGTCCAGAACGGCGGGGGCTTGGTCGTCGTGCATGCGGCCAACAACTCCTTCTCCAACTGGCCCGAGTACAACGAGATGATCGGGCTCGGCGGATGGGGCGGGCGCAATGAGAAGGCCGGTCCGTATGTCTACTACAAGGACGACAAGATCGTCCGCGATGACAAGCCGGGTCCCGGCGGGCATCACGGCCATCAACACCCCTTCGTCATTCAGCTTCGCGTCGCCGATCACCCCATCACGCGCGGCATGCCCGCCCAATGGCTCCATGCACAGGACGAACTGTACGACTCCCTGCGCGGCCCCGCCGAGCACATGACCATCCTCGCCACCGCTTTTTCCGACCCCAAAGAGGGCGGCACCGGGCGCGATGAGCCGATGATCATGGTGCTCGACTACGGCAAGGGCCGGGTGTTCCACACGCCGATGGGTCACGCCGACTACTCCATGAAAGACGTCGGCTTCTTCGTCACCGTCGCGCGCGGCACGGAATGGGCCGCCACCGGTGAAGTGACCATCCCCATCCCCGACAACTTCCCCACCGCCGACAAACTCAGCCCCGTCGAATGAACTCGGAGAACATCATGCGACAACCCGCCCTCGCTCTGCTGTTCGTCTGTCTGGCTTTTCAATCCGCTCTCGCCGCCCCGCCGCAGTGGGAGAAGGACATCGAGCATTTCGAGGCGATGGACAAGGCGAATCCCCCGCAAAAGGGCGGGATTCTGTTCATCGGGTCGTCGAGCATCCGCAAGTGGGACACGGAGCGCTGGTTCCCGAACATGCACGTGCTCAACCGCGGGTTCGGCGGGTCGGAGATCGAGGATTCGATCTACTACGCCGACCGGATCGTGCTGCCGTATGAGCCGCGCATCGTGGTGTTCTACGCCGGCGACAACGACATCGGGCACGGCAAGACGCCCGAGCGCGTGTTCGACGATTACAAGAAGTTCGCCGCCATCGTGCATGACAAACTCCCGAATGCACGCCTCGTCTACTTCGGCGTCAAAGCCAGCGTCAAACGATGGGGCCTCATCGACAAGATTCGCCAGGTCAATGCGATGATCGAAACGCAGACGCGCACCGACGACCGCGAGATGTTCATCGACACCGACCTGTGCATGCTCGGCACCGATGGCAAGCCGCGCCCCGAACTGTTCGTCTCCGACGGTCTGCACATGAGCGATCTGGGCTACGAGATGTGGACCGCCAAGGTCATGCCCCTGCTTTCGCCGGGTCAGCAGGAACTTTGGGTCACGACCAACGACGGCAAGACGCACGGGTTCGTCGTCGGCACATGGAAACCCATCAGTGGCGACGCCCCCGCTTCGCTCGCCGCCGCCCCGCAGGTCGCCGCCTCGCTCGACGGCAAATACGACTTCCTCCTCGACGGCTCGAAAATCAAGGTCGTCAACTCGATCAGTCACGCCGACCTCGCCAGCGTCGACCTCCCCGCAAAACCCCGGCATTTACAGGTTGTTTTCGTCGAACACTGACCGCCGACGCCTGCCCTGCGAGGGAGGGTTGCACAATCACGCATGTTGCAGCTTCGTGCCCAGGTAGGTCAGGCCGAACAGGACGCACAGGACGAAGACGATGCAGGCGCCGGGGCTCAAGGTTCCGACGGCCAGAGAGAGCCAGAGTCCGGCGACGGCTCCGACGACGCCGATGAGGGCGGCGAGGACGAGCACCTTGCCCATGCGGCGCGAGAGCATGAGTGCGACGGCTCCGGGGATGATCATCAGGGCGCTGACGAGGATCAGGCCGACGAGTCGGATGCTCACGACGACGACGAGCGAGAGGAGGACCATGAGCAGGTAGTGCATCGCGGCGGTGGGCACGCCGTAGACCCGCGCGACCGATTCGTCGAAGGCGTAGAACATCAGTTCCTTGTAGAACGCGGCGCAGATGACGATCACGGCGGCGGCGAGGATTAGGGCGATCCACATGCCTTCGGAGCCGACGTTCATGAGATTGCCGAACATGATCGATTCCCAAGGCGGAGTGTACCCGGCGACGCCGACCCACTCGCGATACGCCGGCCACGTCTGAAACTCGACGCGGAGATTCTGCGCCAAGACGCCCCAGGCCATCGTCGCCGTGAGCAGGATGCCGATGGCGGTGTCGGATTCGATTTTCTTGCCGCGCGTCAGCGAGCCGATGAGCA
This window contains:
- the lgt gene encoding prolipoprotein diacylglyceryl transferase codes for the protein MILAAYLQRLDPYAVGPYFGFLGVRWYGLSYVAGFCVAWLLIRAMGQRRITPLKPQRAGDFILAIAIGTVVGGRLGYCLFYRPDLFITFMDNPPFWGVLAINEGGMASHGGMIGIVMGCAYFAWKEKLPLLHLMDLTALTGTIGVFFGRVANFVNGELFGRACDANLPWAVKFPQEIVDWADPANSKHQVLASDAYRQIEMTVGSTDPHAIIDASRHSDTVAQMLRPLLTPRHPSQIYEALMEGLLMFVILAIVWYKPRKPGVVSGWFIVSYAIVRILGEHFRTPDAFIGFEALGLTRGQWLSMLMLVIGLTLLVIWSRRNAARLGGWGVEHPAES
- a CDS encoding ThuA domain-containing protein, which codes for MLCIPRRCFALLVLLALCFAAPLHAADKLRVLLIDGQNNHKWQTTTPILVKALESSGRFTVDVSTTPPKGSKPEAWADWHPNFSDYAAVVSNYNGERWPKPVEDAFVSYVQNGGGLVVVHAANNSFSNWPEYNEMIGLGGWGGRNEKAGPYVYYKDDKIVRDDKPGPGGHHGHQHPFVIQLRVADHPITRGMPAQWLHAQDELYDSLRGPAEHMTILATAFSDPKEGGTGRDEPMIMVLDYGKGRVFHTPMGHADYSMKDVGFFVTVARGTEWAATGEVTIPIPDNFPTADKLSPVE